The genomic segment GCCCGCCCAGTTTTGCATATTGACCTTGTAAACTTTTATTTAGAATACGAGTTTCTAGATCAGTTCTTGTTATTTTATTTCTAAGGTATTTTTCAATCATCAAACTGGCAATTGGACCGGCAATTGTTGCCCCATAACCACCATTTTCTACCATTACGGCTATTGCAATTTTTGGATTATCTTTTGGTGCAAAGGCAACAAATATTGAATGATCTTCAAGTTGAGTTCTAACTCCTCCAATCTTAGCAAAATTCTCCGCAGTTCCAGTTTTTCCACAAATATCGATTCCTTCTACTTTAAGATGATAGGCCGTACCTAAATTATATACATCAAATAAACCATCAATAATTGGTTTAAAATATTTTCTATCAATTGTGGTATAATGTTTCGTTGTGAATTTTTTTTCTATTTTTCTCCCTTTAATATTTTTAATAATGTGAGGAGTATAATAATAACCTTGATTCGCTACTGTTGCCATCATATTCGCTAATTGAATAGGTGTCATTAACACTTCTCCTTGACCAATTGCATTAGATACAATAGCTGTACTTCGCCAACCTCCATTTGGATAGATTCTTTTATACGTTTTTGAATCCGGAATGTTGCCTTTTCTCCCAGTTGGAAGGTCATATCCCATAAATTGTCCAAGTCCAAAACTTTTTACATGTTTACTCCAAACATCAACCGCATAAGCTGGTTTTACATATTTATTGATTGTTTTCATATAAGAAGTTCCGAAAAAGGCATTACAAGATTCATAAATTCCTCTGTGTAATTGCAACATTCCACCATGACAGTGACATCTCATGAAACGACCTCTTGCATAACTAAATCCATGATTACAGGCAACAGCTGTCTGTTCATTAATAACGCCTTCTTGTAAAGCAACTAAACCAGTTAAAATTTTAAAAGGTGATCCTGGCGGATATTCTGCAAGTAGCCCTCTATCATATAATGGTTTGGCAATGGAATCTCGATACAACTGGGTATAATTTTTAGAACGTTGTCTACCTACTAATATGGATGGATCATAGGAGGGTGCTGTAATTAATGATAATATTTCTCCTGTTTTGGGTTCGATTGCTACAATACCACCGCGTTTATTGATCATTAACTCTTCGCCGTACTTTTGAAGTTCTGCATCAATTGTTAAGTTGATGTCGCTTCCTTGTACTGCAATAGTGTCGTATTTTCCTTCTTTGAAAGAACCTATTTCTCTGTTGTATTTGTCTTTTTGAATGTATTTTACCCCTTTAATTCCTCGCAAAACTTCCTCATAACTTTCTTCCACCCCTTGTTCGCCAATTAAATCACCGCTATTATAATAGGGGTTTTTTGCAATTAAGTTTTCATTTACCTGGGTGATAAAGCCAAAAATATTTGCGCCATAATTTACTTCATAATCTCGAAGAGAACGTTTTTGAAAATAAAAACCTTGAAATTTTCTAATTTTTTCTTGGAAAGCAGCAAATTCAATTTTGTTAAGTTGAGTTAAAAATACCGAAG from the Flavobacterium ammonificans genome contains:
- the mrdA gene encoding penicillin-binding protein 2 is translated as MRKVLLPTLIIIGASLLVLRIFFLQVVDDSFKLKSDNNAIKIKYDYPERGYIFDRKGKLLVSNQASYDIMVIPREVKKIDTTEFCELLNITKEDFIKKIEKATIYSPRLPSVFLTQLNKIEFAAFQEKIRKFQGFYFQKRSLRDYEVNYGANIFGFITQVNENLIAKNPYYNSGDLIGEQGVEESYEEVLRGIKGVKYIQKDKYNREIGSFKEGKYDTIAVQGSDINLTIDAELQKYGEELMINKRGGIVAIEPKTGEILSLITAPSYDPSILVGRQRSKNYTQLYRDSIAKPLYDRGLLAEYPPGSPFKILTGLVALQEGVINEQTAVACNHGFSYARGRFMRCHCHGGMLQLHRGIYESCNAFFGTSYMKTINKYVKPAYAVDVWSKHVKSFGLGQFMGYDLPTGRKGNIPDSKTYKRIYPNGGWRSTAIVSNAIGQGEVLMTPIQLANMMATVANQGYYYTPHIIKNIKGRKIEKKFTTKHYTTIDRKYFKPIIDGLFDVYNLGTAYHLKVEGIDICGKTGTAENFAKIGGVRTQLEDHSIFVAFAPKDNPKIAIAVMVENGGYGATIAGPIASLMIEKYLRNKITRTDLETRILNKSLQGQYAKLGGLSETVKKEMRKQDSIIKSKTSSPKLKKDTIQSVKKVAR